One Triticum dicoccoides isolate Atlit2015 ecotype Zavitan chromosome 5B, WEW_v2.0, whole genome shotgun sequence genomic window carries:
- the LOC119306003 gene encoding SKP1-like protein 1, translated as MAAAAAVAPEKKLTLRSSDGMEFVVEEMVAMESQAIKHMIEDDCANNIIPLPNVKAEILAMVIKYCKQHVEKHGAEATDSTTKASERYLKTFDKDFVDVEQRILFDLILAANYLDIKGLLDLTCQKAADMIKGLTPEEIRRTFNIKNDLTKEEVDELWMKN; from the exons ATGGCGGCCGCGGCAGCAGTGGCACCGGAGAAGAAGCTCACGCTGAGGAGCTCCGACGGCATGGAGTTTGTGGTGGAGGAGATGGTGGCGATGGAGTCACAGGCCATCAAGCACATGATCGAGGATGACTGCGCCAACAACATCATCCCCCTCCCCAATGTCAAAGCAGAGATCCTTGCCATGGTCATCAAATACTGCAAGCAGCACGTGGAGAAGCACGGAGCCGAAGCCACAGACTCCACCACCAAGGCCTCCGAGCGGTACCTCAAGACCTTCGACAAGGATTTCGTCGACGTCGAACAACGCATCCTCTTCGACCTCATCTTG GCTGCAAACTACCTGGACATCAAGGGGTTGCTGGATCTGACCTGCCAGAAGGCCGCTGACATGATAAAGGGGCTGACTCCAGAGGAGATCCGCAGGACCTTCAACATCAAGAACGACCTCACCAAAGAGGAAGTGGATGAACTCTGGATGAAGAACTAG